A single window of Funiculus sociatus GB2-C1 DNA harbors:
- a CDS encoding DEAD/DEAH box helicase encodes MSKQPFERLAPFIQEYIYTHDWTELRHVQIEASRVIFDTDVHLLLAAGTASGKTEAAFLPVLTLLHQNPSTTIGALYISPIKALINDQFERLNDILKEADIPVWHWHGDVSSSRKELLIRDPKGVLQITPESLESLLINKNKELVRLFGDLRFIIIDEIHAFMGSERGCQILCQLARLSKFVKKPPRRIGLSATLGDYSIAEDWLRSGTETPVVTPDIDGGQRKVNLALEHFYISDNADESFINPYYKHIFDNTKSRKCLIFANNRSDTESVIANLRQIAESEGLPDIYHVHHGSISASLREAAEDAMRDKKAPSVTAATVTLELGIDIGQLQRVIQLEAPLSVSSFLQRLGRSGRRGSAADMRFVCAEDEPSGEESLPKQIPWQLLQSIAIIQLYLEERWIEPIKPVKYPLSLLYHQTMSILMAMGELSPAALAQQVLSLPPFAAISKDDFRQLLHHLIEIEHIQQTGQGELIIGMAGEKIVKNFHFYAVFSDTIEYVVRDDSMAIGSIVMAPPVGNLFALAGRTWEVIDVCLKSRNVFVKQVKGPSSISWYGGSSNIHTKVLQRMRQVLFEDTQYIYLKNNAKKRLNTVRELAGSAGLQKNNIVSIEGNTCCIFPWMGTVTYRTLERFLNFFCRESLDIKRIGGKAPYYLTVKLGKSQSQELRDEILSFGNQRILSHDLVATEEPLKLQKYDEFIPQNLLSKAFAMDCLDVEELENIISTW; translated from the coding sequence ACGATTGGACGGAATTAAGGCACGTTCAAATAGAAGCTAGTCGGGTAATTTTTGACACAGATGTTCACCTATTGCTTGCTGCGGGAACAGCTTCGGGAAAAACAGAAGCTGCTTTTCTGCCAGTTCTTACCTTACTACATCAGAATCCATCCACAACTATCGGCGCACTCTACATCAGTCCTATTAAAGCGCTAATTAACGACCAATTTGAGCGTCTAAATGACATATTAAAAGAAGCCGATATCCCTGTCTGGCACTGGCACGGCGATGTCTCCTCAAGTCGCAAGGAACTGCTAATAAGAGATCCTAAAGGCGTTTTGCAAATTACTCCAGAATCTTTAGAAAGCTTGTTAATTAATAAAAATAAAGAACTGGTTCGTCTATTCGGAGATTTGCGCTTTATCATCATTGATGAAATCCATGCCTTTATGGGTTCCGAACGCGGTTGCCAAATTCTTTGCCAGTTAGCACGCCTATCAAAATTTGTAAAAAAACCGCCGCGTCGGATTGGTTTGTCTGCGACCCTTGGCGATTATTCCATAGCTGAAGATTGGCTTCGTTCAGGAACCGAAACTCCAGTTGTTACTCCTGATATCGATGGTGGACAACGGAAAGTTAACTTAGCTTTGGAACATTTTTATATTTCCGATAATGCTGATGAATCATTTATTAATCCTTACTATAAGCATATTTTTGATAACACCAAATCCCGAAAGTGTTTAATTTTTGCTAATAATCGCTCTGATACAGAATCGGTTATCGCTAACCTACGACAAATTGCCGAATCTGAAGGATTACCAGATATTTATCACGTCCATCATGGCAGTATTTCTGCCTCTTTAAGGGAAGCTGCTGAGGACGCGATGCGTGATAAAAAAGCTCCATCTGTTACTGCTGCAACAGTCACCCTTGAATTAGGGATTGATATAGGTCAATTACAGCGGGTAATTCAGTTGGAAGCACCTCTTTCTGTGTCTAGCTTCTTGCAGAGGTTGGGACGTTCGGGAAGGCGAGGTAGTGCAGCAGATATGCGGTTTGTTTGTGCGGAAGATGAGCCGTCAGGTGAGGAATCACTTCCGAAACAAATTCCCTGGCAACTGTTGCAATCTATAGCTATTATTCAACTTTACTTGGAAGAACGTTGGATTGAGCCAATCAAGCCTGTTAAATACCCATTAAGCCTTCTTTATCACCAAACAATGAGCATTTTGATGGCAATGGGTGAACTCTCACCCGCTGCTCTTGCTCAGCAAGTTTTATCCTTACCACCCTTTGCTGCTATATCCAAAGATGATTTCCGGCAGTTACTGCATCACTTGATTGAAATTGAGCATATTCAGCAGACTGGGCAGGGGGAATTAATTATTGGTATGGCAGGGGAGAAAATTGTCAAAAATTTTCATTTTTATGCTGTATTCTCAGACACTATTGAGTATGTCGTCAGGGACGACTCTATGGCAATTGGCAGTATTGTTATGGCTCCCCCTGTTGGTAATTTGTTTGCCTTGGCAGGCAGAACTTGGGAAGTTATAGATGTTTGTTTAAAATCAAGAAATGTTTTTGTAAAACAAGTTAAGGGCCCGTCTAGTATTTCTTGGTATGGTGGCAGTAGCAATATTCATACAAAAGTTCTGCAACGGATGCGACAGGTTCTTTTTGAAGATACTCAGTATATTTATTTAAAAAATAATGCTAAAAAACGTTTGAATACAGTTCGAGAACTAGCTGGAAGTGCTGGATTGCAAAAAAATAATATAGTTTCAATAGAAGGTAATACTTGCTGCATTTTCCCTTGGATGGGTACTGTCACCTACCGCACTTTGGAAAGGTTTTTGAATTTCTTTTGCCGAGAGTCGCTGGATATTAAACGCATAGGAGGTAAGGCTCCTTATTATCTAACAGTTAAGTTAGGTAAAAGCCAATCTCAAGAGCTTCGGGATGAAATCCTTTCTTTTGGCAATCAAAGGATTTTATCCCATGATTTAGTTGCTACTGAAGAACCTTTAAAATTGCAAAAATATGATGAATTCATTCCTCAAAATTTGCTTTCTAAGGCATTTGCTATGGACTGTCTAGATGTTGAGGAATTAGAAAATATTATTAGTACATGGTAA